One part of the Streptomyces nigra genome encodes these proteins:
- a CDS encoding tetratricopeptide repeat protein translates to MRAKISYVVTAAVLVVYFVLVGSRGVMLIQSGTVITVTFGVAVLILPVIGVWFLWKNTQFVRRANALAAELDAEGGLPVDELRRTPGGRIDRDSADEVFARRKAETEAAPEDWRSWFRLAVAYHDARDTPRARKAMQRAIALHDGRTVDA, encoded by the coding sequence ATGCGCGCGAAGATCTCCTACGTAGTGACGGCCGCCGTCCTGGTCGTCTACTTCGTCCTGGTCGGCAGCCGGGGCGTCATGCTCATCCAGTCCGGCACCGTCATCACGGTCACCTTCGGTGTCGCCGTGCTGATCCTGCCGGTCATCGGCGTGTGGTTCCTGTGGAAGAACACCCAGTTCGTCCGCCGGGCCAACGCCCTGGCCGCCGAACTCGACGCCGAGGGCGGCCTGCCGGTCGACGAACTGCGGCGTACCCCCGGCGGCCGTATCGACCGCGACTCCGCCGACGAGGTCTTCGCCCGGCGCAAGGCCGAGACCGAGGCCGCGCCCGAGGACTGGCGCAGCTGGTTCCGCCTCGCCGTCGCCTACCACGACGCCCGCGACACCCCGCGGGCCCGCAAGGCCATGCAGCGCGCGATCGCCCTGCACGACGGCAGGACCGTCGACGCCTGA